The following are encoded together in the Corticium candelabrum chromosome 1, ooCorCand1.1, whole genome shotgun sequence genome:
- the LOC134187880 gene encoding uncharacterized protein LOC134187880 isoform X1: MKWTAKEDVFQFEIIAVPVHLRNHWIEVNMMAAAVGNPFLSIIVEPSQSCKWLAFCILIGDERTRKGNKEIRLEKSANVLAPSATLQQLRQEPHKPSNTMMTDDHTGVQSQIQSVTAISGSPNFEKSDLRPRKKTPKYIDFDAEDNEIALTMQGTSSMAEFEKDLNNDNGLETLTSQTVDESPKREKRKRVKFSNATGAKKEELSQKL, translated from the exons ATGAAGTGGACTGCAAAG GAAGATGTGTTTCAGTTTGAAATTATTGCAGTTCCAGTTCATCTTAGAAACCATTGGATTGAAGTG AACATGATGGCGGCGGCTGTAGGAAATCCTTTCTTGTCAATCATA GTTGAACCTAGTCAGTCTTGCAAATGGCTTGCCTTTTGCATTTTAATAGGTGATGAAAGAACGAG AAAAGGCAACAAAGAAATTCGTTTAGAAAAATCTGCAAATGTATTGGCACCATCTGCGACTTTGCAACAG CTTAGACAAGAGCCTCATAAACCGTCGAACACCATGATGACCGACGATCATACAGGAGTTCAATCTCA AATTCAGAGTGTCACCGCCATCAGCGGTTCTCCTAATTTCGAGAAAAGCGATTTGCGGCCTAGAAAGAAGACACCAAAATATATCGACTTCGACGCCGAAGACAATGAAATAGCTCTAACTATGCAAGGGACAAGCTCTATggcagaatttgaaaaagatCTAAACAATGACAATGGATTGGAGACATT GACTAGTCAGACTGTAGACGAGAGTCCAAAAAGAGAG AAAAGAAAACGAGTCAAGTTTTCAAACGCAACAGGGGCTAAAAAAGAAGAATTGAG CCAGAAACTATAG
- the LOC134187880 gene encoding uncharacterized protein LOC134187880 isoform X2, giving the protein MMAAAVGNPFLSIIVEPSQSCKWLAFCILIGDERTRKGNKEIRLEKSANVLAPSATLQQLRQEPHKPSNTMMTDDHTGVQSQIQSVTAISGSPNFEKSDLRPRKKTPKYIDFDAEDNEIALTMQGTSSMAEFEKDLNNDNGLETLTSQTVDESPKREKRKRVKFSNATGAKKEELSQKL; this is encoded by the exons ATGATGGCGGCGGCTGTAGGAAATCCTTTCTTGTCAATCATA GTTGAACCTAGTCAGTCTTGCAAATGGCTTGCCTTTTGCATTTTAATAGGTGATGAAAGAACGAG AAAAGGCAACAAAGAAATTCGTTTAGAAAAATCTGCAAATGTATTGGCACCATCTGCGACTTTGCAACAG CTTAGACAAGAGCCTCATAAACCGTCGAACACCATGATGACCGACGATCATACAGGAGTTCAATCTCA AATTCAGAGTGTCACCGCCATCAGCGGTTCTCCTAATTTCGAGAAAAGCGATTTGCGGCCTAGAAAGAAGACACCAAAATATATCGACTTCGACGCCGAAGACAATGAAATAGCTCTAACTATGCAAGGGACAAGCTCTATggcagaatttgaaaaagatCTAAACAATGACAATGGATTGGAGACATT GACTAGTCAGACTGTAGACGAGAGTCCAAAAAGAGAG AAAAGAAAACGAGTCAAGTTTTCAAACGCAACAGGGGCTAAAAAAGAAGAATTGAG CCAGAAACTATAG